Below is a window of Quercus robur chromosome 6, dhQueRobu3.1, whole genome shotgun sequence DNA.
TGCAGGTTCAATACcctcaccttgtgggcaaggtgctTTAAAGGGAGAGGTATTGTTAGGACTTTGATTGAAGTACATTGAGAGGCTGCGTGGCTGGACAGTGTAGACTGCAGGGCTAGGCAGTCCGTGATGCAGGGCAGCTTGATGGATAATGCAGGGCAGCCTGATGGATAATGCAAGGTAGTGTGTTGGGCAGTGCAAGGTAGTATGTTAGGATGAGCTGTTGTGACAGAGTGGCAAGAGAGGCTTGTAACTAAGGTGTTGTACTGTTGTGCTATTGTGGTATTGCATTAAGTGTTGTACTTAGTTAGTTAGGCTTAGTTGGTTAAGCTGTGCTGTGTTGTACCTAGTTAGTTTGAATAGGATATAAGCCACAAATCAGATTGTAAGCATTTCATTGAAGAATAATACAGAAAATAGCTAATTCTTGAATTTGCTACTGGAGGTAGATTCCCTCAAAGAATCAATCAATGGAGGCCTAGTTCCCTCGAAGAACTACTAAACTGAAAATCAATAGGTTGGATTCTTATCAGTGTCCATCCCCAAATGGAATAAACTTAGATGGGACTGGATATGGTAACTTGTCCTTTGCAGCATTAAAAACTTCAATGCAATAACCACCAAACATATCAGAGCCTTCAATTCTAGAGACAAATTCACTATAGCTAACATGTATTGGAACTCCAATTCTCAATTACCTTCCATTGCTTGAGAATACCCATCCATGAGGATTTTGAGCTGTTTGTCCTGGCCAGATTATACCATAAAGTGATGGTTGAATTGAAATGGAACCATTTGGCTGTGCATTGAGCTTTTCTGGAGGCATAACTGATAAGCCAGACGAATTAGACCAATAACCAATTGTCCTAAACCCCATGCCAATCACATTGATGACTTCATATGAAGGATGAATGAGATTACCATCAGGAGTGAACTTAATTGGGCCAATTACACCACTCATATTAACCTGTAAAATGTTATCACGTAACTGTTTCCCTCCAAAGATACTCATAGCATCAAAACGCAAGTTCCCTCCATGGAACTTGTTTAAACTTGAATCATTTGAGAATGAAATGTTTTTACCCTGATTGAAAAATGTGTCAAGTGCATGAGCAAGAAGCCAAACAATGTCATAGGCAAACTGATGCgggagatgcaagaaaattattacttaatattatttatgtttgcaagtcaattgtatttttatgttttaggtcctagtagtttattaggctattagtattttaatttgggaagcaaggttatttttgtaataaggcaattagagtttcctagccaattagaactagggtttagtaatcctttataagcaaacTATTGTACTCCAtgaggagatagttgatattttgatgaatgaaaaaaatggccgtttggtctttctttggtctggtgttgactccaggtctaccctaggtgttgactcctagtggtttccctgcttggtgctgactccaagcaaggcctaggtactgactcctaggtcatatccctttatttttccgttgtttcaattttgttctggttgtcctgcgtcatatttggtatcagagcaaacacTGATCTGTTGAAGCATCACCGCAAGAAAGAGCTAGAAaatatcacccaaaaaaaaaaaaaaaaaaaaaaacccagattttgAAGCCAACCAGAAACTACTAGTCTAGAACCCACAATCAAGTTTCCAAATCCCTTGCAAccacaaagagagaagagacCCATGCCGAGACCCATCGGCAACCTCGACCAACCACCGCTGATATTGACCCATTAGCCGTCGAAACCCATAGATTAGCACTTAGCTGCCGCCGACCCACCAGCCACCGCCGTCGACACTATCAACACACACATTAGCCACTGCCGCCGACACCATCATCACCACTCCTCCATGTATCGTGCCACCACTGCCTTCCCTGTCGTCGTGCTGCTAGAGTCGCCGGTCCCTAGCACCGCAAGCCCATCGCCGGTCTCTTTTAGTTTCTGTAGTCTTTCTTTTTAGTCCGTGGTTTAAGTTCCTTTTAGAGTCTGTACTTTGAGTTTCTTTTAAGTCCATGTCTGTAGTTTCTTTTAAGTCCGtttgaatttcttttaagtCCATGTTTGTAGTGTCTTAAAGTAGcaatgtattttattatttttgcaaaaaaaaaaaaaaaaaaacccagcccaCGAAATCCAAACCTATCAACTAGCCTAGTCCCAGCAACTATTTGAGAGAATAATCTTAGAAGCCTATTCCAACAATCTGTCtagagaacatcacagcaacTCAGGTTCTTGTTCCAACTTCCAACTATTTGTTGAAGTACTATTTTAGAAAATCATGGTAATATTAGAAGCACTTTATTTTGATGGTTATGAAACTTATCCACGAGATTTTGTCAACTGGATGAATGGGACGGAGCAATTCTTTGACCAagcaaattttgcaaaaaacaaaaaggttagGTATGCCAAGTTGAAATTAAAAGGTAAAGCACAAAGGTTTTGGGAGAATCTTGAATATTTCCGCTATATGAGGTATGAACTTGCTATCAGTGTGTGggaagatatgaaagaaaagctTTGTGATGAGTATTTGTCACCATACTATCGAGCTAAGTATATACCCCAATCTCAGTGTGGTACTTTTCAAGTTGAAGCAAATACGATGAATTCTCATCCTCATCCTATTTCATGTCCTCAGCACATTTTTGAACAATCTACCAAGGAATTAAAAGAATTATCTGTAAAACTCATGAAAAATGTTCAAGACAGGATTGCTCAGATGAAGTAAAAGAAGACTCAAACCAATTCAATTGGGAAACCAAGGATACTTAATCACAATGAACTTATTGCTGCCCCAATCGAAGACAACATTGATGATGATATCTTGGTTGTGGAGACTCCTCTAGCAACACCAAAGCCTAATGTTGGCACAGATGTACATGCCTCGACAAGTGTTGCTTTAACATGCGTGCAAGGAAATGAATCTATTGAAGAGCAGCAAGGTGAAGAGATGGTGCCTAAAAAGAGTATTATGTTAGAAGGTGCACATGATGTGAAAGTTGAAGTTGTTGAATGTGCTTCTGATCAACCCTCCATAGTCCTTGAAGATCTACATCTTGGTGAAGTCGAAGAGGTTAAAACCACAGTGCTTCCTATGGTTCATAAGGTTCAAGAAGAGATTATGTTGATTCCACACATTGATTTTATTATTCCAAATGAGTTTGATGTGgtggaattcaaggtttttctttcCCTGTGCTCCCTAAGGTGATTTCAGACTTGAAGCAAGTGTTATTTGTTAGCATCCTAATCCATCAATGTTTTAAAACTCGAGGTTGAGTTTTTTCCAACCAGAGGAGAATGATGTgggaaatgcaagaaaattattatttaatattatttatgtttgcaagtcaattgtatttttatgttttaggtcgtcgtagtattttaatttgggaagcaatgttatttttgtaataaggcaattaaggtttcctagccaattagaactagggtttaataatcctttataagcaacctattgtactctttgaggagatagttgatattttgatgaatgaaaaaaattgccGTTTAGTCTTTCTTTGGTCTGTTGCTGACTCCAGGTCTACCCTAagtgctgactcctagtggtttccccGCTTGGTACTTAGTGCAAGCAAGGcttaggtgctgactcctaggttatatccctttatttttccgttgtttcaattttgttctgaTTGTCCTACGTCACATACATACCATAAGAATTTAGTCCTACAAGGCCATTATCTGTGTCTTCTGCAGCAGTTAAGTTTCTCCACCTAGAAACAAAACTCTTTTTGAAATCTGAATCCGATGTGTGCATACGCAATGTAAGAACCCCTTGAACGCTATCCAATTTTGATAAAGAGAGGGAAGAGCCTGTATCTAGTATTGTAGAAAGctgggatgcacggacgcggctccCAGGCCGGCgcacccgcgtccgacgcggcGGGATGCGGCGACGCGGGAGGGACGCCGCAGACCGCGCATCCGTCCCGCGTCGTGCCGTGTCGCGCCACGTGGCGGATCCCAACGCGGGCCGACGCGGCCAAAGTTGGCGCCGACACGACCGAAATCGGCGCCGACGCGGCCGAAATCGGGCCGACTCGGTTCGTATCGGCCGTATCGGCCGAAACGGCCGAGTCAggccgaaattcaaaaaaaaaaaaaaaaaaaaggtgcaaacgCACCGTTTGACTTAAGGGGTCTTAACCTAAATACCCAGACCCCTTAAGTCACTCACACTTCATCCAAATCTCCTCTCTCACTCCGTCCCTCATCTCCCTTCTGCCTTCTTTGTGTGCTTCACTGCTTCGTCCCTCATCTCTGTGTGCTTCGTCCCTCAtggaatgttttagtttcaatcttgtggattatatttaatttatgaacatcatgttttagttgttatctactattgctcttaaatttggtatttgtttatataatgtgaaaaagtaaaagtatgcttagcaatatattaaacatatattataaaaatatttttaataattttttaatcgctgagtcctgccgcacccgcacccacctttttcaaaaattaccgagtcccgcacccgcacccgagtcccgaaacgcacccgtgcttcataggtaGAAAGCCAATCAATAGCTATCCACACATATCCACTTCCCATTATCTGCATATTGCGTGCCACATCAAGTACCTTTAGACCCCAGGTATCATAAATGTGGAGGATAATAATCCGAGATTCCATCAAAGCCACCTTGACCAGTGCATTGGTGATGTCATTATGGGTTAAGTCAGGGCTCATAGGAACTTTTTATGATATTTTACATCGTTTCTCAGCTAGTTTGTCCCCTAAGGCAGCAACCCCATTTCTCCCATAATCATCATCAATATAGATTGCTATTACATCTCGCCATTCATAGTAGGCTACAATTTCTGCTACTGCAGCCATCTGAAAGAGATCACTTTCCGTTGACCGAACAAAGTAAGGAAACTGAAGTGAATTCAGGGTGGGGTCAGTTGCTACATAGGATAATAGAAGTACATGGAGTTTATTCGCAATATGTGAAATTACATGAGCCATAACTGAGTACGGGGGACCAAGTATGGCCACTGTATAATTCTCCATAAACCGTAAAGCTGTAAAAGGACATGAATAACATAGCCTGTATAAAATTCTCAACTTGCATTATGGAGAAAGTGAAGAATTGAGAATGAACAGACAAGAGATGTTCCAGAGAATGTACCCTCAACAATACCCAGAAATTCGCTAGATAATTTGGTATCCTGCATTGAAAGTTTGAACTTAGTTCCAACTAAAACTGCTGGATTGGAATTCACATCTTCGATTGCAGCTTCTATTGCCACTTTTGAAACTTTGCCGATGGAagcattgaaagaaaaaatagccCCAATGTTAATCACATTTGGTCTTGTAGATACACTAGTACTAGTGTTAATAAAAAGCCCACTGCAGAAAACCATTAATACCAGAAGCCTAAACTTATTCATGGTGGAATGCACTGCAAACAAAAAACATCCTAGtcagaaacaaagaaataagcAGGGAAAATCTACATACTGACACTGGTTCTTTCCAATCTGCTGGATTGGAATTCACATCTTTGATTGCAGCTTCTattgtgaattttgaaactttGCCGATGGAagaattgaaagagaaaatagCCCCAATGTTAACCACATCTGGTCTTGTAGATACACTAGTACTAGTGTTAATAAAAAGCCCACTGCAGAAAACCATTAATACCAGAAGCCTGAATTTATTCATGGTGGAATGCACTGCAAACAAAAAACATCCTAGtcagaaacaaagaaataagcAGGGAAAATCTACATACTGACACTGGTTCTTTCCAAATGGTATATTAGACAAAGGCACACAAAAGTACACACAACCATGtatacataaacacacacacacatgtaattTGTAAATCTACATGGACGTACATATATAAGGATATGTACTGAACCAATCAAGCTAGATAGAGACCCAATCTACCGAGATCAGTCAACCAAGATATCACAGCCACAATATGTGACTGATTTAGCCATCACAGATTTTGCAAATCACAAGTATGACAGTTTTGTCACTGTAATGTAGGTTAGATCTTCACTTCCACAGTTTGAGGAATTTGTCAACTTGCTGTCTATATATGAAAGAAGCCATAGAGACTGAAGGAAAATGAGTAAATGTGCACCTAAGGTTGTATCTATAGAGATACGAACACTTACCTCTAGGTTTTGACAAAAGCCTTTAGACCCACACATGCGCATTGGAAAGGATGTCAAACCACAACATCTGTCCATGATTTTTAGCAATGGACATGACCCCTACAAACTCCCGGGACTGGTTGGTATGTAGAAACCTTATGATATATCATACAAGCACCTACAACAAACCAAATCCCAGGGTTTCAAAGTGATGGAACCTTAGAATGGAGGTAGAgcactaagagagagagagatagaggagGCTAGGGTCTCCCATCTATGGGTGGCTGGATATGAGGGAGGCCAGCTCCTTTTCTGAGCCACTTTTTCTATCTAGAAAAGTTTTCTTAAATAGCTCCCTGCAATAAACTCTACAACTTGCCAAACTAACAAAGAATATAGGTGTCTCTATCCTCCTAGTGGTTGAGTTTACATTTCAAGGCACATTATTCTCAATGAAATTTGCCACACTTATGCCATTGAGCAGTCTAGTGGTGCAATGTTTCAGGGGGACAAAGCaaccattgttacatcctttaCTATATTTCATGATGATGGTCAAATCCTACATGAGATAAAGATCACACCCCCACCCTAGCCCTTTTCTGGAGCACAAGACCCTTACCAAGCCACTGCACCTTCTCATCCTTCCCCATAAAATCTCCATCTTAACCCAACCATTCACCTCAACTCCTCAATGAACCTACTTGGCACTATTACTTGCCAATCTACACCCACTCAATCACCAACCCAGCCTTTCAGCTAGTCCATCCTCCCTCCCACCACCCATTGCTTTCCACTCAATACGCTGCTCTAGTGTTCCTTTAGGTCCTTTGAAATCGGGTAGGCATCTTTCTCTCAATGCTCATCCAATGTAACACTCAAGGAAAACCAAGACTGGGCTGATTCACTATTCCCTATCATCCTCAATATATTCAGAACCAAAAATTTGGAAATCCTTCATGAAACATCCTGGCTAGGTTCGAGCCATGCAAGAAGAACTCCACGCTCTTCATGCAAACCACACTAGGACATTAATGCCTCATGACCCACCATAAATATGGTAGGATACAAATGGGTCTGTAAAATGAAACTCAAAGCTGAGGGCAGTCTTGAGAGATTGAAGGCACAGCTTGTCGCCAAGGGTTTCACTCAGTTTGAAGGAATTGACTATGCTGAAACCTTTAGCCCTATTGTTAAATCTCAAACCATTAGCATTTTCCCCTATAAGAGAATAAAGGGAAAAGGAGCTATGCTATCacagagaaaatgagagagagaaaggtatAGAAATTTCtctaattgattgaataaatgAATCTGTACACAAAACAGAGTTATATACAGTAATCCCCAACCTCTGGACCTAAACGTCCATAACAGAGTATAACTAATTAACTAACTATCCTAATTATGAGGGAATTAGTTACAGCACGTGCAAGGATTAGTAACAACACGTGTGACTTATCTGGAACTAAAAACAATACTTAAACTACTTGTAGTTTTGGCTATCTATTTAACACCTTGTAGCTGCTGTGTCGTTCTGTTCTTCATtcctttcttcttattttctgACTTCTGATTCTTCTGATTCATGTTTGCCTGATATTCCCCCTCAAGATGAGACTCGCTGCTGTGTATGTTCAACACATTCATCTTGGAAATTAAGAATCTCAACTGATGACTACTAATAGCTTTAGTAAACAAGTCAGCTAGCTGTGTATGTGTAGGAGTGAAGAACAAACGTATCACCTTGTCTTGTACTTTGTCTCTAACCAAATGACAATCTACCTCTATGTGTTTTGTCCTCTCATGGAAGACAGGATTCTCTCCAATGTAAATTGCAGCCTGGTTGTCACAGAAAAGCATGCCAGGTTGTGGATGATCAACTTCTAAATCCTTTAATAAGGCCAGTAGCCAAGTCATTTCACACACTGTTAAAGCCATCGCCTGTACTCAGCTTCAGCTGAGGATCTAGAAACTATAGATTGTTTCTTAGATTTCCATGAGACCAATGAATCTCCTAAGAACACATAAAAGCCTGTGGTAGATCTTCTAGTGTCTACACAAGAGGCCCAATCCACATCTGTGTAAGCTTTTAAATGCAAATCtgattttgatgataaaagaatgCCTTAACCAGGACACCCTTTAATGTACTGCAATACTTTGTAGGCTGCATCAAGATGTGGTTTTCTAGGCTTAGCCATGAATTGACTAAGTTTATGGACTGTATATGTGATGTCTGGTCTGGTTATAGTTAGATATAGCAGCCTCCCAACTAGTCTTCTATAGACACCAGGATCAGGCAATAAATCCCCTTGAAACTTACtcaatttcaagttttgttCCATTGGTACTTTGCTGGGTTTACAACCAGCCATGCCAGCATCTTTAAGAACCTCTATAGTATACTTTCTTTGGCATAATGAAATCCCCTTTTCTGATCTAGCCACCTCAAGACCAAGAAAGTATTTTAAAGTACCAAGATCTTTCAACTTAAAATCATGATTCAAGGAGCCTTTGAGATCTTCAACTGCCTGGATATTGTTACTTGCAATTAGgatgtcatcaacatacactAACAATGCTATAAAAATCTGATCATACTTCTTAGTGAACAAGGAGTAATCGGATTTAGACTGCTTGAATCCATACTTCAAAATGGTGGAAGAGAATTTTGAGTACCACTGCCTTGATGCCTGTTTGAGACCATACAAAGACTTGTTGAGCTTGCAAACTAGGTTCACCCCCTTACTGTGAAAGCCTTGAGGCAAGTGCATATAAACCTCTTCATGGAGATCACCATTGAGGAAGGCATTGTTCACATCAAGTTGAACCAAATGCCAGCCTCTCACAGCAGAAATAGCAAGCAAAGTCTTGACAGTGGTGAGCTTAGCAACAGGAGAGAAGGTGTCAGTGAAATCCAGACCAGCTTGTTGGGTGAAGCCCTTGGCAACAAGCCTAGCTTTGTATCTGTCCAATGAGCCATCAGCATTGTACTTAACCCTAAAAACCCATTTACACCCAATAGCCCTTTTCTTAGTAGGTAATGGAGTAATGACCCAGGTCTGATTTGCTTCCAAAGCAGCAATTTCAGATGCCATAGCAGCCTGCCAATTAGGATCCTTGACTGCTTCTTGGTAAGATTTAGGCTCAGGAATGACAGATATGAGAGAACAAAAATGGGCATAATTGGAGGATAGTTTTGAGGAGTTAAGGTAAGTGGATAAGGGGTAGGGTGTACCTGACTTGTTGGCAGAAGAAGTGAGAGGATCACTGACAATTGTGCTGCACTTAAAATCAGTCAAGTAAGCAGGGGTTTTATGTACCCGAGAAGACTTCCTCAAAGGAGCAGATGGAACAATGGTGGAATGAGGGATATGTGGAATAGAAGGAAGTGGATTATTGGTTGATAAGTCTGCAGAAATGACAGGAGTTAAATCTGCAGAAGGCTGAATAGAGTGAGAAGGGTTAAGGGCTGATGAATCTGTAGAAGTATGACTAGGTAAAGTGGTAGAAGCTTCAATAGGGGAAGATGAATTATCTAAGGGAAGAATAGGATTAGGTGGATTATCAGAATGAAGAACCTGTGGCAAGGAAGAAGCAGGGTTGGAGAGAggaaaatcaaataaagaagCAGATGGTTGAGCCACTGATGGGAAAAGGTGAGGTAAAGGTATGTTAGTGTgaggagagaaagaatgagaagatGAGACAAAAGGAAAAACTGTTTCAAGAAAGTGAACATCCCTAGATATAAAAATCCTTTTGGTAGTTAAATCAAGCAACTTGTAACCTTTAACACCAAATGGGTAACCAAGGAAAACACAAGAGGAGGATCTTGGGTCAAATTTTGATCTGTTGTGAGATAGAGTAGATGCAAAACATAGGGAACCAAAGACTCTCAAATGAGCATAGGAAGGAGGTTTACCATAAAGCTTTGCAAAAGGAGTTTGTTGTTTCAGAATTTTGGAAGGCAGCCTATTTATGATATGGACTGCAGTTAAGACACACTCACCCCAATAAGAGATAGGAACATTAGATTGAAACTTTAATGCCCTTGCAATGCCCAAAATGTGTTGGTGTTTCCTCTCCACAActgaattttgttgtggagtggcAACACATGAATGTTGGTGGATAATGCCATGATTGGCATAAaaatctcttaagaaaaattcatGAGCATTGTCAGTTCTAATGCTCTTGATATTCAcatgaaattgtgttttaatCATGTTATAGAATGAAATCAATAGAGATCTAGTGTCAGTCTTTGATTTCATGAGATATACCCAAGTGGACCTTGTTGCATCATCTACAATGGTAAGAAAATATCTATAACCATCATGAGTAAATTTTGCAAAAGGACCCCAAACATCACAGTGAATTAAATCAAAAGCATTGTCTGAAATATGATTAAAAGAAGGGAATGGTAATCTTTTCTGTTTAGCAATTGGACAaagaatacaatttttattgCTATGAAAGGCATGTACATCAGGAATACAGCTGTGTAAAGCATGCAGCTTATTATCAGATACATGTCCTAACCTCATATGCCACAGGTATGGCCTAGTAACACTAGGAATGGACATAGACTCTGACACAGAATTAACAAAGGAATGAAAAACAGACTCAAGAATTGAGGAAGCTTCTGAAACTGACTTGCAAGATGAAGTTGTATGCAGCAAATACAAATTGTCATGTAATTCACCCACTCCAATCGTTTTCCAACAAGTAAGGTCCTGTATAAAGcataaatttgagagaaaaacaaggCAACAGGATAAGGTTTTGGTTAATTGACtcacaaaaatcaaattgaaagtGAATGAAGGAACACATAGGACATTTTCAAGCTTCAAGGTTGAAGTAACTTGAATCGTTCCTATATGTGTAACAGTGACCTTTTCACCATTAGGTAGTTGAACAAAGGTTGAAATTGAGCTAGTGATATGTGTAAATAAGGATAAGGAATGGACTATGTGGTCTGTGGCTCCAGTGTCAAGAATCCATACATCATTACCATAAGCATTTTTGTTGATAGGGTTAATAGCAAAAACTGAATGATGCAAATCTAAGGAAACATTATCAGACCAAGTATTACACACATTACCTGAAAGAGCAGAATTTGCTGAGTGTAAAGCATCATTAGCTCCACCAGATGTAGATGCCTGAGAGCTGAGCATTGAAAGCAGTTGTTGATACTGCTCTGAAGTGAATGGGAAAGAATTAACCTGCTGAGTACCAGAATTGCCAGAATTGCTTTGATCATCTTCAACCAGGATTTGATTTGCCATAGATACTCTTCCTTTTTGCTTGTAGCCAGGAGGAAATCCTACCAGTTTGTAGCATTTCTCCATAATGTGACCGAGCCTCCCACAGTGACTACATACAGGCCTCCCTTTTGCATTGCTTCCTTTGAAGTTCTTACTGTTGTTCCCTTGGAACGAATTTCCTTGGTTGAATCCTTGATTCTTGACTGCAAGAGCAGTTGATTCAACAGAAGGAATAGCAGGAAAACCCAAACACCTTTGCCTTTCTTCTTGAATCACTAAGGAAAAAGCCTTATCAATGGAAGGACTAGGCTCCATCATAAGGATTTGAGTTCTGACCTGAGAGTAAGAATCATTCAAGCCATTCAGAAATTGCATGAGAGAATCTTGATGTTGAAAAGATGCAATTTTATCATTCACTCCACAGGTGCATTTTCCACATGAGCAACACGGTAAAGGCCTGAAATTCAACAATTGATCCCAAGCAGCTTGAAGATCAGTGAAAAATCCTGTTACGGTAGCAGCACCTTGCAACATAGTTGTGATTTGCTTCTGAAGCTGAGAGATCCTTGGTCCGTTTGCTTGAGAGAATCGTTTCTTGAGAGTATTCCATACCTCAAATGCAGTGTCTCTGTA
It encodes the following:
- the LOC126690418 gene encoding glutamate receptor 3.3-like, which gives rise to MSPLTYTIPLNTRFFHKHSVNGRVVGVSAVGQRRWLQQLLLHSTMNKFRLLVLMVFCSGLFINTSTSVSTRPNVINIGAIFSFNASIGKVSKVAIEAAIEDVNSNPAVLVGTKFKLSMQDTKLSSEFLGIVEALRFMENYTVAILGPPYSVMAHVISHIANKLHVLLLSYVATDPTLNSLQFPYFVRSTESDLFQMAAVAEIVAYYEWRDVIAIYIDDDYGRNGVAALGDKLAEKRCKIS